The following are from one region of the Escherichia sp. E4742 genome:
- the murF gene encoding UDP-N-acetylmuramoyl-tripeptide--D-alanyl-D-alanine ligase — MISVTLSQLTDILNGELKGEDVTLDAVTTDTRKLTPGCLFVALKGERFDAHDFADQAKAGGAGALLVSRPLDIDLPQLIVKDTRLAFGELAAWVRQQVPARVVALTGSSGKTSVKEMTAAILSQCGNTLYTAGNLNNDIGVPMTLLRLTPEYDYAVIELGANHQGEIAWTVSLTRPEAALVNNLAAAHLEGFGSLAGVAKAKGEIFTGLPENGIAIMNADNNDWLNWQSVIGSRKVWRFSANAANSDFTATNIHVTSHGTEFTLQTPTGSVDVLLPLPGRHNIANALAAAALSMSVGATLDAIKAGLANLKAVPGRLFPIQLAENQLLLDDSYNANVGSMTAAVQVLAEMPGYRVLVVGDMAELGAESEACHVQVGEAAKAAGIDRVLSVGKQSHAISTASGVGEHFADKSALIARLKSLIAEQQVITILVKGSRSAAMEEVVRALQENGTC, encoded by the coding sequence ATGATTAGCGTAACTCTTAGCCAACTTACCGATATTCTCAACGGTGAACTAAAAGGGGAAGATGTCACCCTGGATGCCGTAACGACTGACACTCGGAAACTGACGCCAGGCTGTCTGTTTGTCGCCCTGAAAGGCGAACGTTTCGATGCCCACGATTTTGCCGACCAGGCGAAAGCTGGCGGCGCAGGTGCATTACTGGTCAGCCGTCCGCTGGATATCGACCTGCCGCAGTTAATCGTTAAAGACACGCGTCTGGCATTCGGTGAACTGGCTGCATGGGTACGCCAGCAAGTTCCGGCGCGTGTGGTTGCTCTGACCGGTTCCTCCGGTAAAACCTCCGTTAAAGAGATGACTGCGGCGATTTTAAGCCAGTGCGGTAATACGCTTTATACCGCGGGCAATCTCAACAACGACATCGGCGTGCCAATGACGCTGCTGCGCTTAACGCCGGAATACGATTACGCAGTTATCGAACTTGGCGCGAACCATCAGGGCGAAATTGCCTGGACTGTGAGTCTGACTCGCCCGGAAGCGGCGCTGGTCAACAACCTGGCGGCGGCGCATCTGGAAGGTTTCGGTTCTTTGGCTGGCGTGGCAAAAGCGAAAGGCGAAATCTTTACCGGCTTGCCGGAAAACGGTATCGCCATTATGAACGCCGACAACAACGACTGGCTGAACTGGCAGAGCGTAATTGGCTCACGCAAAGTGTGGCGTTTCTCAGCCAATGCTGCCAACAGCGATTTCACCGCCACCAATATCCATGTGACTTCGCACGGTACGGAATTTACGCTACAAACCCCAACAGGTAGTGTCGATGTTCTGCTACCGTTGCCCGGGCGTCACAATATTGCGAATGCGCTGGCAGCCGCCGCGCTCTCCATGTCCGTGGGCGCAACGCTTGATGCTATCAAAGCGGGGCTGGCAAATCTGAAAGCCGTTCCCGGGCGTCTGTTCCCCATTCAACTGGCGGAAAACCAGTTGTTGCTCGACGACTCCTACAACGCCAATGTCGGTTCAATGACCGCAGCAGTCCAGGTACTGGCTGAAATGCCTGGCTACCGCGTGCTGGTGGTGGGCGATATGGCGGAACTGGGCGCTGAAAGCGAAGCCTGCCATGTACAGGTGGGCGAAGCGGCGAAGGCAGCTGGTATTGACCGCGTGTTAAGCGTGGGTAAACAAAGCCATGCTATCAGCACCGCCAGCGGCGTTGGCGAACATTTTGCTGATAAATCCGCATTAATTGCGCGTCTTAAATCACTGATTGCAGAGCAACAGGTGATTACGATTTTAGTTAAGGGTTCACGTAGTGCCGCCATGGAAGAGGTGGTACGCGCTTTACAGGAGAATGGGACATGCTAG
- the mraY gene encoding phospho-N-acetylmuramoyl-pentapeptide-transferase, whose protein sequence is MLVWLAEHLVKYYSGFNVFSYLTFRAIVSLLTALFISLWMGPRMIAHLQKLSFGQVVRNDGPESHFSKRGTPTMGGIMILTAIVISVLLWAYPSNPYVWCVLVVLVGYGIIGFVDDYRKVVRKDTKGLIARWKYFWMSVIALGVAFALYLAGKDTPATQLVVPFFKDVMPQLGLFYILLAYFVIVGTGNAVNLTDGLDGLAIMPTVFVAGGFALVAWATGNMNFASYLHIPYLRHAGELVIVCTAIVGAGLGFLWFNTYPAQVFMGDVGSLALGGALGIIAVLLRQEFLLVIMGGVFVVETLSVILQVGSFKLRGQRIFRMAPIHHHYELKGWPEPRVIVRFWIISLMLVLIGLATLKVR, encoded by the coding sequence ATGCTAGTTTGGCTGGCCGAACATTTGGTCAAATATTATTCCGGCTTTAACGTCTTTTCCTATCTGACGTTTCGCGCCATCGTCAGCCTGCTGACCGCGCTGTTCATCTCATTGTGGATGGGCCCGCGTATGATTGCCCATTTGCAAAAACTCTCCTTTGGTCAGGTCGTTCGTAACGATGGCCCGGAATCGCACTTTAGTAAGCGCGGTACGCCGACCATGGGCGGGATAATGATCCTGACGGCGATAGTGATCTCCGTACTGCTGTGGGCTTACCCCTCCAACCCGTACGTCTGGTGCGTACTTGTGGTGCTGGTGGGTTACGGCATCATTGGTTTTGTCGACGACTATCGCAAAGTGGTGCGTAAAGACACCAAGGGCCTGATTGCGCGCTGGAAGTATTTCTGGATGTCGGTGATCGCGCTGGGCGTCGCCTTTGCGCTGTATCTTGCCGGGAAAGACACGCCAGCAACGCAGCTGGTGGTGCCGTTCTTTAAAGATGTGATGCCGCAGCTGGGGCTGTTCTACATTCTGCTGGCTTACTTCGTCATTGTTGGTACCGGTAACGCGGTAAACCTGACCGATGGCCTCGACGGGCTGGCGATTATGCCGACCGTATTTGTCGCCGGTGGTTTTGCGCTGGTGGCGTGGGCAACCGGCAACATGAACTTTGCCAGCTACTTGCATATACCGTATCTGCGGCACGCCGGGGAACTGGTTATTGTCTGCACCGCGATAGTCGGGGCAGGGCTGGGCTTTCTGTGGTTTAACACCTATCCGGCACAGGTATTTATGGGTGATGTCGGTTCGCTGGCGTTAGGCGGCGCGCTGGGCATTATCGCCGTACTGCTGCGTCAGGAATTCCTGCTGGTGATTATGGGCGGTGTGTTTGTGGTTGAAACCCTGTCGGTTATTTTGCAGGTCGGCTCCTTTAAACTGCGCGGGCAACGTATTTTCCGCATGGCGCCGATTCATCACCACTATGAACTGAAAGGCTGGCCGGAACCGCGCGTCATTGTGCGCTTCTGGATTATTTCGCTGATGCTGGTCCTGATTGGTCTGGCAACGCTGAAGGTACGTTAA
- the murD gene encoding UDP-N-acetylmuramoyl-L-alanine--D-glutamate ligase gives MADYQGKNVVIIGLGLTGLSCVDFFLARGVTPRVMDTRMTPPGLDKLPETVERHTGGLNDEWLMAADLIVASPGIALAHPSLSAAADAGIEIVGDIELFCREAQAPIVAITGSNGKSTVTTLVGEMAKAAGVNVGVGGNIGLPALMLLDAECELYVLELSSFQLETTSSLQAVAATILNVTEDHMDRYPFGLQQYRAAKLRIYENAKVCVVNADDALTMPIRGADERCVSFGVNMGDYHLNHQQGETWLRVKGEKVLNVKEMKLSGQHNYTNALAALALADAAGLPRASSLKALTTFTGLPHRFEVVLEHNGVRWINDSKATNVGSTEAALNGLQVDGTLHLLLGGDGKSADFSPLARYLNGDNVRLYCFGRDGAQLAALRPEVAEQTETMEQAMLLLAPRVQPGDMVLLSPACASLDQFKNFEQRGNEFARLAKELG, from the coding sequence ATGGCTGATTACCAGGGTAAAAATGTCGTTATTATCGGCCTGGGCCTCACCGGGCTTTCCTGCGTGGACTTTTTCCTTGCTCGCGGCGTGACGCCGCGCGTTATGGATACACGTATGACACCGCCTGGCCTGGATAAATTACCCGAAACGGTGGAACGTCACACTGGCGGTCTTAATGACGAGTGGCTGATGGCAGCCGATCTGATCGTCGCCAGCCCCGGCATTGCGCTGGCGCATCCGTCCCTAAGCGCCGCTGCCGATGCCGGAATTGAAATTGTTGGCGATATCGAACTGTTCTGCCGCGAAGCGCAGGCACCGATTGTGGCGATCACCGGTTCTAACGGCAAAAGCACTGTCACCACCTTAGTGGGCGAAATGGCGAAAGCAGCAGGTGTTAACGTCGGCGTGGGTGGCAACATTGGCCTGCCTGCGTTGATGTTGCTGGATGCCGAGTGCGAACTGTACGTGCTGGAACTATCGAGCTTCCAGCTGGAAACCACCTCCAGCTTACAGGCGGTGGCGGCGACCATTCTGAACGTGACTGAAGATCATATGGATCGCTATCCGTTTGGATTGCAGCAATATCGTGCGGCAAAACTGCGCATTTACGAAAATGCGAAAGTGTGTGTCGTCAATGCCGATGATGCCTTAACGATGCCGATTCGCGGTGCGGATGAACGTTGCGTCAGCTTTGGCGTCAACATGGGTGACTATCACCTGAATCATCAGCAGGGCGAAACCTGGCTGCGAGTGAAAGGCGAGAAAGTGTTGAACGTGAAAGAGATGAAACTTTCCGGACAACACAACTATACCAATGCGCTGGCAGCGCTGGCGCTGGCTGATGCCGCAGGGTTACCGCGCGCCAGCAGCCTGAAAGCGTTAACCACGTTCACTGGTCTGCCGCATCGTTTTGAAGTGGTGCTGGAGCATAACGGCGTGCGCTGGATTAACGATTCGAAAGCCACCAACGTCGGGAGTACAGAGGCGGCGCTGAACGGCTTGCAGGTAGACGGTACGCTGCATTTATTGCTGGGCGGTGATGGTAAATCGGCGGATTTCAGTCCACTGGCGCGCTATCTGAATGGCGACAACGTGCGTTTGTACTGTTTTGGTCGTGATGGCGCCCAGTTAGCGGCACTGCGACCGGAAGTGGCAGAGCAAACCGAAACCATGGAGCAGGCGATGCTCTTGCTGGCGCCACGCGTGCAGCCAGGGGATATGGTGCTGTTGTCACCAGCCTGTGCCAGCCTCGATCAGTTCAAGAACTTTGAACAACGGGGCAATGAGTTCGCCCGTCTGGCGAAGGAGTTAGGTTGA
- the ftsW gene encoding cell division protein FtsW: MRLSLPRLKMPRLPGLSILVWISTALKGWVMGSREKDTDSLIMYDRTLLWLTFGLAAIGFIMVTSASMPIGQRLTNDPFFFAKRDGVYLILAFILAIITLRLPMEFWQRYSATMLLGSIILLMIVLVVGSSVKGASRWIDLGLLRIQPAELTKLSLFCYIANYLVRKGDEVRNNLRGFLKPMGVILVLAVLLLAQPDLGTVVVLFVTTLAMLFLAGAKLWQFIAIIGMGISAVVLLILAEPYRIRRVTAFWNPWEDPFGSGYQLTQSLMAFGRGELWGQGLGNSVQKLEYLPEAHTDFIFAIIGEELGYIGVVLALLMVFFVAFRAMSIGRKALEIDHRFSGFLACSIGIWFSFQALVNVGAAAGMLPTKGLTLPLISYGGSSLLIMSTAIMMLLRIDYETRLEKAQAFVRGSR, from the coding sequence ATGCGTTTATCTCTCCCTCGCCTGAAAATGCCGCGCCTGCCAGGACTCAGTATCCTGGTCTGGATCTCCACGGCGCTTAAAGGCTGGGTGATGGGCTCGCGGGAAAAAGATACCGACAGCCTGATCATGTACGATCGCACCTTGCTGTGGCTGACCTTCGGCCTCGCGGCGATCGGCTTTATCATGGTGACTTCGGCGTCAATGCCCATTGGGCAGCGCTTAACCAACGATCCGTTTTTCTTCGCGAAGCGTGATGGCGTTTATCTGATCCTGGCGTTCATTCTGGCGATCATTACGCTGCGTCTGCCGATGGAGTTCTGGCAACGTTACAGCGCCACGATGCTGCTTGGATCAATCATCCTGCTGATGATCGTGCTGGTGGTAGGTAGCTCAGTTAAAGGGGCATCACGTTGGATCGATCTCGGCCTGCTGCGTATTCAGCCTGCGGAGCTGACCAAGCTGTCGCTGTTTTGTTACATCGCCAACTATCTGGTGCGCAAAGGCGACGAAGTACGTAATAACCTGCGCGGCTTCCTGAAACCGATGGGCGTGATTCTGGTGCTGGCAGTGTTGCTGCTGGCGCAGCCTGACCTTGGTACGGTAGTGGTGTTGTTTGTGACTACTCTGGCGATGCTGTTCCTGGCAGGGGCAAAATTGTGGCAGTTCATCGCCATTATTGGCATGGGGATTTCAGCGGTTGTGCTGCTGATCCTCGCCGAGCCGTACCGTATTCGTCGTGTTACTGCGTTCTGGAACCCGTGGGAAGATCCCTTCGGTAGCGGCTATCAGTTAACGCAATCCCTGATGGCGTTTGGTCGTGGCGAACTGTGGGGGCAAGGTTTAGGCAATTCGGTACAAAAACTGGAGTATCTGCCAGAAGCGCACACTGACTTCATTTTCGCCATTATCGGCGAAGAACTGGGGTATATCGGTGTGGTGCTGGCGCTTTTAATGGTATTCTTCGTCGCTTTTCGTGCGATGTCGATTGGCCGTAAAGCGTTAGAAATTGACCACCGTTTTTCCGGTTTTCTCGCCTGTTCAATTGGTATCTGGTTTAGCTTCCAGGCGCTGGTTAACGTAGGCGCGGCAGCGGGGATGTTGCCAACTAAAGGTCTGACATTACCGCTGATCAGTTACGGGGGTTCAAGCTTACTGATTATGTCGACAGCCATCATGATGCTGTTACGTATTGATTATGAAACACGTCTGGAGAAAGCGCAGGCGTTTGTACGAGGTTCTCGATGA
- the murG gene encoding undecaprenyldiphospho-muramoylpentapeptide beta-N-acetylglucosaminyltransferase: MSGKGKRLMVMAGGTGGHVFPGLAVAHHLMAQGWQVRWLGTADRMEADLVPKHGIEIDFIRISGLRGKGIKALLAAPLRIFNAWRQARAIMKAYKPDVVLGMGGYVSGPGGLAAWSLGIPVVLHEQNGIAGLTNKWLAKIATKVMQAFPGAFPDAEVVGNPVRTDVLALPLPQQRMADREGPVRVLVVGGSQGARILNQTMPQVAAKLGDSVTIWHQSGKGSQQTVEQAYAEAGQPQHKVTEFIDDMAAAYAWADVVVCRSGALTVSEIAAAGLPALFVPFQHKDRQQYWNALPLEKAGAAKIIEQPQLTVDAVANTLAGWSRETLLTMAERARAASIPDATERVANEVSRAARA, encoded by the coding sequence ATGAGTGGTAAAGGGAAGCGATTAATGGTGATGGCAGGCGGTACTGGCGGGCATGTGTTCCCGGGACTGGCTGTTGCACACCATTTAATGGCCCAGGGGTGGCAAGTTCGCTGGCTGGGTACTGCCGATCGTATGGAAGCGGACTTAGTGCCGAAGCACGGTATCGAGATCGACTTTATTCGTATTTCTGGTCTGCGCGGCAAGGGTATTAAAGCGTTGCTCGCGGCTCCGCTGCGGATCTTTAACGCCTGGCGTCAGGCGCGGGCGATTATGAAAGCTTACAAGCCCGATGTGGTGCTCGGTATGGGCGGCTATGTTTCCGGGCCTGGTGGTCTGGCAGCATGGTCGTTAGGCATTCCGGTCGTACTTCACGAACAAAACGGCATTGCTGGCTTGACCAATAAATGGCTGGCGAAAATTGCTACCAAAGTGATGCAGGCGTTTCCGGGGGCTTTCCCTGATGCCGAAGTTGTTGGTAACCCAGTGCGTACTGATGTGCTGGCGCTGCCGTTGCCACAGCAGCGTATGGCTGACCGTGAAGGTCCGGTTCGTGTTCTGGTGGTGGGTGGTTCCCAGGGAGCGCGCATCCTTAACCAGACAATGCCGCAGGTTGCAGCAAAGCTGGGTGATTCAGTCACTATCTGGCATCAGAGCGGCAAAGGTTCGCAACAAACCGTTGAACAGGCTTATGCCGAAGCGGGGCAACCGCAGCATAAAGTGACGGAATTTATTGATGATATGGCGGCGGCCTATGCGTGGGCGGATGTCGTCGTTTGCCGCTCTGGCGCGTTGACGGTGAGTGAAATCGCTGCGGCAGGGCTACCGGCGTTGTTTGTGCCGTTTCAACATAAAGACCGCCAACAGTACTGGAATGCGCTGCCGCTGGAAAAAGCGGGCGCGGCCAAAATTATCGAGCAGCCGCAGCTTACTGTGGATGCCGTCGCCAACACCCTGGCCGGGTGGTCGCGAGAAACCTTATTAACCATGGCAGAACGCGCCCGAGCTGCATCCATTCCGGATGCCACCGAGCGAGTGGCAAATGAAGTGAGCCGGGCTGCCCGGGCGTAA
- the murC gene encoding UDP-N-acetylmuramate--L-alanine ligase, which translates to MNTQQLAKLRSIVPEMRRVRHIHFVGIGGAGMGGIAEVLANEGYQISGSDLAPNPVTQQLTNLGATIYFNHRPENVRDASVVVVSSAISADNPEIVAAHEARIPVIRRAEMLAELMRFRHGIAIAGTHGKTTTTAMVSSIYAEAGLDPTFVNGGLVKAAGVHARLGHGRYLIAEADESDASFLHLQPMVAIVTNIEADHMDTYQGDFENLKQTFINFLHNLPFYGRAVMCVDDPVIRELLPRVGRQTTTYGFSEDADVRVEDYQQIGPQGHFTLLRQDKEPMRVTLNAPGRHNALNAAAAVAVATEEGIEDEAILRALESFQGTGRRFDFLGEFPLEPVNGKSGTAMLVDDYGHHPTEVDATIKAARAGWPDKNLVMLFQPHRFTRTRDLYDDFANVLTQVDTLLMLEVYPAGEAPIPGADSRSLCRTIRGRGKIDPILVPDPAQVAEMLAPVLTGNDLILVQGAGNIGKIARSLAEIKLKPQTTEEEQHD; encoded by the coding sequence ATGAATACACAACAATTGGCAAAACTGCGTTCCATCGTGCCTGAAATGCGTCGCGTTCGGCACATACACTTTGTCGGCATCGGTGGTGCCGGTATGGGCGGTATTGCCGAAGTTCTGGCCAATGAAGGGTATCAGATCAGTGGTTCCGATTTAGCGCCAAACCCAGTCACGCAACAGTTAACGAATCTGGGAGCGACGATTTACTTCAACCATCGCCCGGAAAACGTGCGTGATGCCAGTGTGGTCGTAGTTTCCAGCGCGATTTCTGCCGATAACCCGGAAATTGTTGCCGCTCATGAGGCACGTATTCCGGTTATTCGCCGTGCTGAAATGTTGGCAGAGTTAATGCGTTTTCGTCATGGCATCGCTATTGCCGGGACGCATGGTAAAACCACGACCACCGCGATGGTTTCCAGCATCTACGCAGAAGCGGGCCTCGACCCGACCTTCGTGAACGGTGGGCTGGTAAAAGCGGCGGGTGTTCATGCACGTTTAGGCCACGGTCGTTACCTGATTGCTGAAGCGGATGAGAGCGATGCATCGTTCCTGCATCTGCAACCGATGGTAGCGATTGTCACTAATATCGAAGCCGACCATATGGATACCTACCAGGGCGACTTTGAGAATTTAAAACAGACCTTTATTAATTTTCTGCACAACCTGCCGTTTTACGGTCGTGCGGTGATGTGTGTTGACGATCCGGTAATTCGCGAATTGTTACCGCGTGTAGGCCGTCAAACCACCACTTATGGCTTCAGCGAAGATGCTGACGTGCGTGTGGAAGATTATCAGCAGATTGGCCCGCAGGGACACTTTACGCTGCTGCGTCAGGACAAAGAGCCAATGCGCGTTACACTGAATGCGCCAGGTCGTCACAATGCCCTGAATGCTGCCGCTGCCGTTGCGGTCGCCACGGAAGAGGGGATTGAAGATGAGGCTATTTTGCGTGCGCTGGAGAGTTTCCAGGGGACCGGACGCCGCTTTGATTTCCTTGGTGAATTTCCATTGGAACCTGTGAATGGTAAAAGCGGTACGGCAATGCTGGTTGATGACTATGGTCACCACCCGACCGAAGTTGACGCGACTATTAAAGCGGCGCGTGCAGGTTGGCCGGATAAAAACCTGGTGATGCTGTTTCAGCCGCACCGTTTCACCCGTACGCGCGACCTGTATGACGATTTTGCCAATGTGCTGACTCAGGTGGATACCCTGCTGATGCTGGAAGTGTATCCGGCAGGGGAAGCGCCTATTCCGGGAGCGGACAGTCGTTCGTTGTGTCGTACAATCCGTGGCCGTGGGAAAATTGATCCGATTCTGGTGCCGGACCCAGCGCAGGTGGCCGAGATGTTAGCACCAGTATTAACTGGTAACGACCTGATCCTCGTTCAGGGGGCAGGAAATATCGGAAAAATTGCCCGATCTTTAGCTGAAATCAAACTGAAGCCGCAAACTACGGAGGAAGAGCAACATGACTGA
- the ddlB gene encoding D-alanine--D-alanine ligase: protein MTDKIAVLLGGTSAEREVSLNSGAAVLAGLREGGIDAYPVDPKEIDVTQLKSMGFQKVFIALHGRGGEDGTLQGMLELMGLPYTGSGVMASALSMDKLRSKLLWQGAGLPVAPWVALTRAEFEKGISDKQLAEISALGLPLIVKPSREGSSVGMSKVVAENALQDALRLAFQHDEEVLIEKWLSGPEFTVAILGEEILPSIRIQPAGTFYDYEAKYLSDETQYFCPAGLEVAQEANLQALVLKAWTTLGCKGWGRIDVMLDSDGQFYLLEANTSPGMTSHSLVPMAARQAGMSFSQLVVRILELAD from the coding sequence ATGACTGATAAAATCGCGGTCCTGTTGGGCGGGACCTCCGCAGAGCGGGAAGTTTCTCTGAATTCTGGCGCGGCAGTGTTAGCTGGGCTGCGTGAAGGCGGTATTGACGCGTATCCTGTCGACCCGAAAGAAATCGACGTAACGCAACTGAAGTCGATGGGCTTTCAGAAAGTGTTTATCGCTCTGCACGGTCGCGGTGGTGAAGATGGCACGCTGCAGGGTATGCTCGAGCTGATGGGCTTGCCTTATACCGGCAGTGGAGTGATGGCATCTGCGCTTTCAATGGATAAACTACGCAGCAAACTGCTTTGGCAGGGCGCTGGTTTACCGGTAGCGCCGTGGGTAGCATTAACCCGCGCAGAGTTTGAAAAAGGCATTAGTGATAAGCAGTTAGCAGAAATTTCTGCCTTAGGTTTGCCGCTTATCGTCAAGCCGAGCCGCGAAGGTTCCAGTGTGGGAATGTCAAAAGTAGTAGCAGAAAATGCTCTGCAAGATGCATTAAGATTGGCATTTCAGCACGATGAAGAAGTATTGATTGAAAAATGGCTAAGTGGGCCGGAGTTTACGGTTGCGATACTCGGTGAAGAAATTTTACCGTCAATACGTATTCAACCCGCTGGAACCTTCTATGATTATGAGGCGAAGTATCTCTCTGATGAGACACAGTATTTCTGCCCAGCAGGTTTAGAAGTGGCTCAAGAGGCAAATTTGCAGGCATTAGTGCTGAAAGCATGGACGACTTTAGGATGCAAAGGATGGGGGCGTATAGACGTCATGCTGGACAGCGATGGACAGTTTTATCTGCTGGAAGCTAATACCTCACCGGGTATGACCAGTCACAGTCTGGTGCCGATGGCGGCACGTCAGGCGGGTATGAGCTTCTCGCAGTTGGTAGTACGAATTCTGGAACTGGCGGACTAA
- the ftsQ gene encoding cell division protein FtsQ, whose protein sequence is MSQAALNTRNSEEEISSHRNNGTRLAGILFLLTVLTTVLVSGWVVLGWMEDAQRLPLSKLVLTGERHYTRNDDIRQSILALGEPGTFMTQDVNIIQTQIEQRLPWIKQVSVRKQWPDELKIHLVEYVPIARWNDQHMVDAEGNTFSVPPDRTSKQVLPMLYGPEGSANEVLQGYREMGQMLAKDRFTLKEAAMTARRSWQLTLNNDIKLNLGRGDTMKRLARFVELYPVLQQQAQTDGKRISYVDLRYDSGAAVGWAPLPPEESTQQQNQAQAEQQ, encoded by the coding sequence ATGTCGCAGGCTGCTCTGAACACGCGAAACAGTGAAGAAGAGATTTCTTCTCACCGCAATAATGGAACGCGTCTGGCGGGGATCCTTTTCCTGCTGACCGTTTTAACGACAGTGTTGGTGAGCGGCTGGGTCGTGTTGGGCTGGATGGAAGATGCGCAACGCCTGCCGCTCTCAAAGCTGGTGTTGACCGGTGAACGCCATTACACGCGTAATGACGATATCCGGCAGTCGATCCTGGCATTGGGTGAGCCAGGTACCTTTATGACCCAGGATGTAAACATCATCCAGACGCAAATTGAACAACGCCTGCCGTGGATTAAGCAGGTGAGCGTCAGAAAGCAGTGGCCTGATGAATTGAAGATTCATCTGGTTGAATATGTGCCGATTGCGCGTTGGAATGATCAGCATATGGTTGACGCCGAAGGAAACACCTTCAGCGTTCCGCCAGATCGCACCAGCAAGCAGGTGCTCCCAATGTTGTATGGTCCGGAAGGCAGCGCAAATGAAGTGTTGCAGGGTTATCGCGAAATGGGGCAGATGCTGGCAAAGGACAGATTTACTCTGAAGGAAGCGGCGATGACCGCGCGGCGTTCCTGGCAGTTGACGCTGAATAACGATATTAAGCTCAATCTTGGCCGGGGCGATACGATGAAACGTTTGGCTCGCTTTGTAGAACTTTATCCGGTTTTACAGCAGCAGGCGCAAACCGATGGCAAACGGATTAGCTACGTTGATTTGCGTTATGACTCTGGTGCGGCAGTCGGCTGGGCGCCCTTGCCGCCAGAGGAATCTACTCAGCAACAAAATCAGGCACAGGCAGAACAACAATGA
- the ftsA gene encoding cell division protein FtsA, with translation MIKATDRKLVVGLEIGTAKVAALVGEVLPDGMVNIIGVGSCPSRGMDKGGVNDLESVVKCVQRAIDQAELMADCQISSVYLALSGKHISCQNEIGMVPISEEEVTQEDVENVVHTAKSVRVRDEHRVLHVIPQEYAIDYQEGIKNPVGLSGVRMQAKVHLITCHNDMAKNIVKAVERCGLKVDQLIFAGLASSYSVLTEDERELGVCVVDIGGGTMDIAVYTGGALRHTKVIPYAGNVVTSDIAYAFGTPPSDAEAIKVRHGCALGSIVGKDESVEVPSVGGRPPRSLQRQTLAEVIEPRYTELLNLVNEEILQLQEKLRQQGVKHHLAAGIVLTGGAAQIEGLAACAQRVFHTQVRIGAPLNITGLTDYAQEPYYSTAVGLLHYGKESHLNGEAEVEKRVTASVGSWIKRLNSWLRKEF, from the coding sequence ATGATCAAGGCGACGGACAGAAAACTGGTAGTAGGACTGGAGATTGGTACCGCGAAGGTTGCCGCTTTAGTAGGGGAAGTTCTGCCCGACGGTATGGTCAATATCATTGGTGTGGGCAGCTGCCCGTCACGTGGTATGGATAAAGGCGGGGTGAACGACCTCGAATCCGTGGTCAAGTGCGTACAGCGCGCCATTGACCAGGCAGAATTGATGGCAGATTGTCAGATCTCTTCGGTATATCTGGCGCTTTCTGGTAAGCACATCAGCTGCCAGAATGAAATTGGTATGGTGCCTATTTCTGAAGAAGAAGTGACACAAGAAGATGTAGAAAATGTCGTCCATACCGCGAAATCGGTGCGTGTGCGTGATGAACATCGTGTGCTGCATGTGATCCCGCAAGAGTATGCGATTGACTATCAGGAAGGGATCAAAAATCCGGTAGGACTTTCTGGCGTGCGTATGCAGGCAAAAGTGCACCTGATCACATGTCACAACGATATGGCAAAAAACATTGTGAAAGCCGTTGAACGTTGTGGCCTGAAAGTTGACCAACTGATATTTGCCGGACTGGCATCAAGTTATTCGGTATTGACGGAAGACGAACGTGAACTGGGCGTCTGCGTCGTCGATATCGGTGGTGGTACAATGGATATCGCCGTTTATACTGGCGGGGCATTGCGTCACACCAAGGTAATTCCTTATGCTGGCAATGTCGTGACCAGTGATATCGCTTATGCCTTTGGGACACCGCCAAGCGACGCCGAAGCGATTAAAGTTCGTCATGGCTGCGCGCTGGGTTCCATCGTCGGTAAAGACGAGAGCGTGGAAGTGCCGAGTGTAGGTGGTCGTCCGCCGCGTAGTCTGCAACGTCAGACTCTGGCGGAGGTGATTGAGCCGCGCTATACCGAGCTGCTCAACCTGGTCAACGAAGAGATATTGCAGCTGCAGGAAAAGCTTCGCCAACAAGGCGTAAAGCATCACCTGGCTGCGGGTATTGTATTAACCGGTGGCGCGGCGCAGATCGAAGGTCTTGCCGCCTGCGCTCAACGCGTGTTTCATACGCAGGTGCGTATCGGCGCGCCGCTGAATATCACCGGTTTAACGGATTACGCTCAGGAGCCGTATTATTCAACGGCAGTGGGATTGCTTCATTACGGGAAAGAGTCACATCTTAACGGTGAAGCGGAAGTTGAAAAACGTGTTACAGCATCTGTTGGCTCGTGGATCAAGCGACTCAATAGTTGGCTGCGAAAAGAATTTTAA